One Pararhizobium capsulatum DSM 1112 DNA segment encodes these proteins:
- the ugpE gene encoding sn-glycerol-3-phosphate ABC transporter permease UgpE produces the protein MIERRPIASLFGHFILIIGVIVVAFPIYYTFIASTATSEAILRPPMSLLPGGHMTENYAEAMSGGVERVVGVSLERLLLNSLIVALAIAGGKIVISFLSAFAIVFFRFPFRMAFFWMIFVTLMLPVEVRILPTYKVIVDLGLIDTYAGLTLPLMASATATFLFRQFFLTIPGELVEAARIDNAGPFRFMRDILLPLSSTNIAALFVILFIYGWTQYLWPLLVTNDAKMNTIIIGLRRMVDFTDASTPWNYVMVTAILAIIPPILVVVLMQRWFVKGLVETEK, from the coding sequence ATGATAGAAAGACGCCCCATCGCCAGCCTTTTTGGCCACTTCATTCTGATAATCGGGGTCATCGTCGTCGCCTTCCCCATCTATTATACGTTCATTGCTTCGACGGCGACTTCGGAGGCGATCCTGCGACCTCCCATGTCGCTGCTGCCTGGCGGTCACATGACGGAAAATTACGCCGAGGCGATGTCAGGTGGTGTCGAGCGGGTTGTCGGCGTCAGCCTTGAACGCCTGTTGCTCAATTCCCTCATCGTGGCGCTGGCGATTGCGGGAGGGAAAATTGTAATTTCCTTTCTTTCGGCCTTCGCCATCGTCTTCTTCCGATTTCCCTTTCGCATGGCATTCTTTTGGATGATCTTCGTTACGCTGATGCTGCCCGTGGAGGTTCGCATCCTTCCCACCTACAAGGTGATTGTCGACCTCGGCCTGATCGATACCTATGCGGGACTAACACTGCCGCTGATGGCATCGGCCACGGCGACCTTTCTGTTTCGCCAGTTTTTTCTGACAATACCCGGTGAACTGGTGGAGGCCGCGCGCATCGACAATGCAGGGCCATTCCGCTTCATGCGTGATATCTTGTTGCCGCTGTCCAGCACCAACATCGCAGCCCTGTTCGTCATCCTGTTCATCTATGGCTGGACGCAATACCTCTGGCCGCTTCTCGTCACCAACGACGCGAAAATGAACACAATCATCATAGGCCTGAGGCGTATGGTGGATTTCACGGATGCATCGACACCGTGGAACTACGTCATGGTCACGGCGATCCTCGCCATCATTCCACCCATTCTCGTCGTCGTGCTGATGCAGCGATGGTTCGTCAAAGGTCTCGTGGAGACAGAGAAATAA
- a CDS encoding sn-glycerol-3-phosphate import ATP-binding protein UgpC encodes MANIILEDVRKTYGTVEAVKGISLEIVDGELVVLVGPSGCGKSTLLRMIAGLESITAGTIAIGDRIVNDLEPSDRDIAMVFQNYALYPHMTVRQNLAYGLKNRNTPRDEIDRRISDAAKALEIESYLDRKPGQLSGGQRQRVAMGRAIVREPVAFLFDEPLSNLDAKLRVQMRVEIKRLQRSLSTTSVYVTHDQMEAMTLADRLVVLNAGRIEQVGTPIELYDRPETTFVATFIGSPSMNLFSMENLNVLSGGQKLTIPAGTATVGIRPEDMYLAEHDVQGDGFQTRIGVVAVELVGAESYVHGLLSNEQPVVFRVSGRSRIKVDEILTVQAGYEKLHFFDQAGRRLN; translated from the coding sequence ATGGCCAATATTATCCTGGAAGATGTCCGCAAAACCTACGGTACGGTGGAGGCGGTCAAGGGCATATCCCTCGAGATCGTCGATGGCGAACTGGTTGTCCTGGTCGGCCCGTCCGGCTGCGGAAAGTCGACGTTATTGCGGATGATTGCCGGCCTAGAAAGTATAACTGCCGGAACGATCGCGATCGGCGACAGGATCGTCAATGATCTGGAGCCGTCCGATCGCGATATTGCCATGGTATTTCAAAACTACGCGCTTTACCCACACATGACCGTTCGTCAGAACCTCGCCTATGGGTTGAAGAACCGAAACACGCCGAGGGACGAAATTGATCGACGCATTTCCGATGCTGCCAAGGCGCTCGAAATCGAATCCTATCTCGATCGCAAACCGGGACAACTCTCTGGCGGGCAGCGCCAACGCGTCGCCATGGGCCGTGCGATCGTTCGCGAACCGGTGGCCTTCCTTTTCGACGAACCGCTTTCGAACCTCGACGCAAAACTCCGCGTCCAGATGCGGGTCGAGATCAAGCGGCTACAGAGGTCGCTGTCGACCACCAGTGTTTACGTCACGCACGATCAGATGGAAGCCATGACGCTGGCCGACAGACTTGTCGTCCTGAATGCTGGGCGGATCGAACAGGTCGGCACCCCGATCGAACTTTACGACCGACCGGAGACCACCTTCGTGGCGACGTTCATAGGGTCACCTTCCATGAACCTTTTCTCGATGGAGAACTTGAATGTCTTGTCTGGCGGACAGAAACTGACAATCCCTGCGGGTACAGCCACAGTCGGTATCCGCCCCGAAGATATGTATCTAGCGGAACACGACGTTCAGGGGGATGGGTTCCAAACCAGGATTGGAGTTGTCGCCGTGGAACTCGTCGGCGCCGAGAGCTACGTGCATGGACTCCTTTCCAACGAGCAACCGGTTGTATTTAGAGTGTCCGGACGATCCCGCATCAAGGTCGATGAAATCCTGACTGTTCAGGCCGGATACGAAAAACTTCACTTCTTCGATCAAGCGGGCCGACGGCTGAATTAA